One segment of Xanthomonas oryzae pv. oryzae DNA contains the following:
- a CDS encoding efflux RND transporter permease subunit translates to MNISAPFIKRPIGTSLLAIGLFVIGLMCYLRLDVASLPNIQIPIIFVHATQPGADASTMAFTVTAPLERHLGQLPGVDRMRSSSSESSSVVVLVFQSSRNIDSAAQDIQTAINASQSDLPSGLGTPMYSKANPNEDPVIAIALTSETQSADELYNVADSLLAQRLRQITGISSVDIAGASTPAVRVDVDLRALNALGLTTDNLRNAVRAANVTSPTGFLSDGNTTMAIIANDSVSKAADFAQLAIATQSNGRIVRLGDVATVYDGQQDAYQAAWFNGKPAVVMYAFTRAGANIVETVDQVKAHIPELRSYLQPGTTLTPYFDRTPTIRASLHEVQATLMISLAMVILTMALFLRRLAPTLIAAITVPLSLAGSALVMYVLGFSLNNLSLLALVIAIGFVVDDAIVVIENVMRHLDEGMSRMEAALAGAREIGFTIVSITASLVAVFIPMLFASGMIGAFFREFTVTLVAAIVVSMLVSLTLTPALCSRFLSAHAEPEKPGRFGAWLDRMHERMLRVYTVALDFSLRHALLLSLTPLLLIAATIFLVGAVKKGSFPAQDTGLIWGRANSSATVPFADMVSRQRRITDMLMADPAVKAVGARLGSSRQGSSASFNIELKKRDEGRRDTTADVVARLSAKADRYPDLDLRLRAIQDLPSDGGGGTSQGAQYRVSLQGNDLAQLQEWLPKLQAALKKNPRLRNVGTDVDTSGLRQNIVIDRAKAARLGVSVGAIDGALYGAFGQRSISTIYSDLNQYNVVVNALPSQTATPKALDQIFVPNRAGRMVPITAVATQVPGLAPPQIIHQNQYTTMDLSYNLAPGVHTGEADLIIKSTVDGLRMPDGIRLSGGDSFNVQLSPNSIGILLLAAVLTVYIVLGMLYESLIHPVTILSTLPAAGVGALLALFITNTELSVISMIALVLLIGIVKKNAIMMIDFALVAQRVHGMDARAAAREASIVRFRPIMMTTMVAILAAVPLAVGLGEGAELRRPLGIAMIGGLMFSQSLTLLSTPALYVIFSCLSERWKARRARKRAQRAERAAARRPAEPAH, encoded by the coding sequence ATGAACATCTCCGCGCCCTTCATCAAGCGCCCGATCGGCACCTCGTTGCTGGCGATCGGTTTGTTCGTGATTGGATTGATGTGCTACCTGCGGCTGGACGTGGCGTCGCTGCCGAACATCCAGATTCCGATTATTTTCGTGCACGCCACGCAGCCCGGTGCCGATGCCAGCACCATGGCCTTCACCGTCACCGCACCGCTGGAACGTCACCTGGGCCAATTGCCCGGGGTCGACCGCATGCGCTCCTCCAGCTCGGAAAGCAGCAGCGTGGTCGTGCTGGTGTTCCAGAGCAGTCGCAATATCGATTCGGCCGCGCAGGACATCCAGACCGCGATCAATGCATCGCAGTCGGACCTGCCCTCCGGGCTCGGGACGCCGATGTACTCCAAGGCCAACCCGAACGAAGACCCGGTGATCGCCATCGCGTTGACCTCGGAAACGCAATCGGCCGACGAGTTGTACAACGTGGCCGACTCGCTCCTGGCGCAGCGGCTGCGCCAGATCACCGGCATCAGCTCGGTGGACATCGCCGGTGCATCCACCCCGGCAGTGCGCGTGGATGTAGACCTGCGCGCGCTCAACGCGCTCGGCCTGACCACGGACAATCTGCGCAATGCGGTGCGCGCAGCCAACGTCACCTCGCCGACCGGATTCCTGTCCGACGGCAATACCACCATGGCCATCATCGCCAACGATTCGGTGTCCAAGGCCGCCGATTTTGCCCAGCTGGCGATCGCCACCCAGTCCAACGGACGCATCGTGCGGCTGGGCGATGTGGCCACTGTCTACGATGGCCAGCAGGATGCCTATCAAGCCGCCTGGTTCAACGGCAAACCGGCGGTGGTGATGTATGCCTTCACCCGCGCCGGCGCCAACATCGTCGAAACCGTGGACCAGGTAAAGGCGCACATTCCCGAGCTGCGCAGCTATCTGCAGCCCGGCACCACCCTGACGCCCTACTTCGACCGCACGCCTACCATTCGCGCTTCGCTACACGAGGTGCAGGCCACGCTGATGATCAGCCTGGCGATGGTGATCCTGACCATGGCGCTGTTCCTGCGCCGGCTGGCGCCTACCCTGATCGCGGCGATCACCGTGCCGCTGTCGCTGGCCGGCTCGGCGCTGGTGATGTATGTGCTCGGCTTCAGCTTGAACAACCTCAGCCTGCTGGCGCTGGTGATCGCCATTGGCTTCGTGGTCGACGATGCGATCGTGGTGATCGAAAATGTCATGCGCCATCTCGACGAGGGCATGTCGCGTATGGAGGCGGCGTTAGCCGGTGCGCGCGAGATCGGTTTCACCATCGTCTCGATCACCGCCTCGCTGGTGGCGGTGTTTATCCCGATGCTGTTCGCCAGCGGCATGATCGGCGCGTTTTTCCGCGAGTTCACCGTGACCCTGGTGGCGGCGATCGTGGTGTCGATGCTGGTGTCGCTGACCTTGACGCCCGCGCTGTGCAGCCGCTTCCTGTCGGCACACGCCGAGCCGGAAAAGCCTGGCCGCTTCGGCGCCTGGCTGGATCGCATGCACGAGCGCATGTTGCGTGTGTACACGGTGGCGCTGGATTTCTCGCTGCGCCACGCGCTGCTGCTGTCGTTGACGCCGTTGTTGCTGATCGCCGCCACCATCTTCCTGGTTGGCGCGGTCAAGAAAGGCTCGTTCCCCGCGCAGGACACCGGCCTGATCTGGGGGCGCGCCAATTCCAGCGCCACGGTGCCGTTCGCCGACATGGTCAGCCGCCAACGCCGCATCACCGACATGCTGATGGCCGACCCGGCGGTGAAAGCCGTCGGCGCACGCCTGGGCTCCAGCCGTCAGGGCTCCAGCGCATCGTTCAACATCGAGCTGAAAAAGCGCGATGAAGGCCGTCGCGACACCACCGCGGACGTGGTCGCACGTCTGAGCGCCAAGGCCGACCGTTACCCGGATCTGGACCTGCGCCTGCGCGCGATCCAGGACCTGCCCAGCGATGGCGGCGGCGGTACCAGCCAGGGCGCGCAATACCGCGTGTCGCTGCAGGGCAACGACCTGGCGCAATTGCAGGAATGGCTACCCAAACTGCAGGCCGCGTTGAAGAAGAACCCACGCCTGCGCAATGTCGGCACCGACGTGGATACCTCGGGCCTGCGCCAGAACATCGTGATCGACCGCGCCAAGGCTGCGCGCCTGGGCGTTTCAGTCGGTGCCATCGACGGCGCGCTGTATGGCGCGTTCGGTCAGCGCTCCATTTCCACCATCTATTCCGATCTCAATCAGTACAACGTGGTGGTCAATGCGCTGCCGTCGCAGACCGCCACGCCCAAGGCGCTGGACCAGATCTTCGTGCCCAATCGTGCCGGCCGGATGGTACCGATCACCGCCGTCGCCACGCAGGTTCCAGGCCTGGCGCCGCCGCAGATCATCCATCAAAACCAGTACACCACGATGGATCTGAGCTACAACCTGGCGCCGGGCGTGCACACGGGCGAGGCGGATCTGATCATCAAATCCACCGTGGACGGCTTGCGCATGCCCGACGGCATCCGCCTCAGTGGCGGCGACAGTTTCAACGTGCAACTCAGCCCCAACTCGATAGGCATTCTGCTGCTGGCGGCAGTGCTCACCGTCTACATCGTGCTGGGCATGCTCTACGAGAGCCTGATCCACCCGGTGACCATCCTGTCCACCTTGCCGGCTGCCGGTGTGGGCGCGTTGCTGGCGTTGTTCATCACCAATACCGAACTGTCGGTGATTTCGATGATTGCGCTGGTGCTGCTGATCGGCATCGTCAAGAAGAACGCCATCATGATGATCGACTTCGCGCTGGTGGCGCAGCGCGTGCATGGCATGGATGCGCGCGCGGCCGCACGCGAGGCGTCGATCGTGCGCTTCCGCCCGATCATGATGACGACGATGGTGGCGATCCTGGCCGCCGTGCCGCTGGCGGTGGGCCTGGGCGAAGGTGCTGAGCTGCGTCGTCCGCTGGGTATCGCGATGATCGGCGGGCTGATGTTTTCGCAGAGCCTGACCCTGCTCAGCACCCCGGCGCTGTACGTGATCTTCTCGTGCCTGAGCGAACGCTGGAAGGCGCGTCGCGCCCGCAAGCGCGCGCAGCGGGCCGAACGTGCTGCGGCACGGCGTCCGGCGGAACCAGCACACTGA
- a CDS encoding efflux RND transporter periplasmic adaptor subunit: MSRFWKITLLVVAVLVVVFGVMRMMGGGSHGKHAGAQDRSDPENNGPVPVTVVAATTQDVPVYASALGTVTALNTVTVSPQVSGQLMSLNFKEGQEVKKGDLLAQIDPRTLQASYDQALAAKRQNQALLATSRVNYQRSNDPAYKQYVSRTDLDTQRNQVAQYEAAVSANDAQMRSAQVQLQFTRITAPIDGIAGIRGVDVGNIVSSTSTLVTLTQIRPIYVSFNLPERELQAVRAGQAATPLSVAALDRGDAHVISGDGKLDVIDNRISADSGTFGARAIFGNADNALWPGQFVNVRLQLRTIAGGTVVPTQSVQRGPNGDYIYVVGSDNTAQMRTVVQGVEVDDSHVQVTKGLKPGERVVTEGQFRLKPGSKVSALKPGETPPQPTEAELKAARDKKGRGGGPGGRLGGGPR, translated from the coding sequence GCACGCAGGCGCACAGGACCGCAGCGACCCCGAAAACAACGGCCCGGTGCCGGTGACGGTGGTGGCGGCCACCACGCAGGATGTGCCGGTCTATGCCAGCGCGCTGGGCACGGTCACCGCGCTCAATACGGTCACGGTCAGCCCGCAGGTGAGTGGCCAGCTGATGAGCCTGAACTTCAAGGAAGGCCAGGAAGTGAAGAAGGGCGATCTGCTGGCGCAGATCGATCCGCGCACGCTGCAAGCCAGCTACGACCAGGCGCTGGCGGCCAAGCGCCAGAATCAGGCGCTATTGGCAACCTCGCGGGTCAACTATCAGCGCTCCAACGACCCGGCTTACAAGCAGTACGTCTCGCGCACAGACCTGGATACACAACGCAATCAGGTTGCCCAGTATGAGGCCGCGGTGTCAGCCAACGATGCGCAGATGCGCTCGGCGCAGGTGCAGTTGCAGTTCACCCGCATCACCGCGCCCATCGACGGCATCGCCGGCATCCGTGGCGTGGACGTGGGCAACATCGTCAGCAGCACCTCCACCCTCGTCACCCTGACCCAGATCCGCCCGATCTACGTGTCCTTCAACCTGCCCGAGCGTGAGTTGCAGGCCGTGCGCGCCGGCCAGGCGGCCACGCCCCTGTCCGTGGCCGCGCTGGATCGTGGCGATGCGCATGTGATCAGCGGCGACGGCAAGCTGGATGTGATCGACAACCGTATCTCCGCCGACAGTGGCACCTTCGGCGCGCGCGCGATCTTCGGCAACGCCGACAACGCACTGTGGCCGGGTCAGTTCGTCAACGTGCGCCTGCAACTGCGCACCATCGCGGGCGGTACCGTGGTGCCGACCCAGTCGGTACAGCGCGGCCCGAACGGCGACTACATCTATGTGGTGGGCAGCGACAACACCGCACAGATGCGCACCGTGGTGCAGGGCGTGGAGGTGGACGATAGCCATGTGCAGGTGACCAAGGGCCTCAAGCCCGGCGAGCGCGTGGTGACCGAAGGCCAGTTCCGCCTGAAGCCGGGCAGCAAGGTCAGCGCGCTCAAGCCGGGCGAAACACCGCCACAGCCGACCGAGGCCGAACTCAAGGCCGCGCGGGACAAAAAGGGCCGTGGTGGTGGCCCCGGCGGCCGCCTGGGCGGCGGTCCGCGCTAA
- a CDS encoding efflux RND transporter permease subunit: protein MGFSTIFIRRPIATSLLMAGVLLLGILGYRQLPVSALPEIDAPSLVVTTQYPGANATTMASLVTTPLERQFGQISGLKMMTSDSSAGLSTIILQFSMERDINIASQDVQAAIRQATLPSSLPYQPVYNRVNPADAAILTLKLTSDSLPLREVNRYADAILAQRLSQVPGVGLVSIAGNVRPAVRIQVNPAQLSNMGLTMESLRSALTQTNVSAPKGSLNGKTQSYSIGTNDQLTDAAEYRQTIISYKDGRPVRLADVANVVDGVENDQLAAWADNKPAVLLEIRRQPSANIVQTVEQIRSILPQLQSVLPADVHLEVLSDRTETIRASVHEVKFTLVLTIALVVAVIFVFLRRLWATIIPSVAVPLSLAGTFAVMAFAGMSLDNLSLMALVVATGFVVDDAIVMIENIVRYIEQGKSGPEAAEIGAKQIGFTVLSLTVSLVAVFLPLLLMPGVTGRLFHEFAWVLSIAVVTSMLVSLTLTPMMCAYLLKPDALPEGEDAHERATAAGKRNLWTRTVGIYERSLDWVLAHQPLTLAVAIGAVALTVVLYVAIPKGLLPEQDTGLITGVVQADQNVAFPQMEQRTQAVAAALQKDPAVTGVAAFIGAGTMNPTLNQGQLSIVLKTRSDRDGLDEVLPRLQKAVAGIPGVALFLKPVQDVTLDTRVAATEYQYSISDVDSSELATWAGRMTEAMRKLPELADVDNNLANQGRALELSIDRDKASMLGVPMQTIDDTLYDAFGQRQISTIFTELNQYRVVLDVAPEFRSSTALMNQLAVASNGSGALTGTNATSFGQVTSSNSSTATGMGAQNTGIVVGAGSIIPLAALAEAKVTNTPLVVSHQQQLPAVTISFNLAPGHSLSQAVAAIEKARQELKIPTQVHAQFVGKAAEFTGSQTDIIWLLLASIVVIYIVLGVLYESYIHPLTIISTLPPAGVGALLALMMCGLSLSVDGIVGIVLLIGIVKKNAIMMIDFAIDARREGANAHDAIRRACLLRFRPIMMTTAAAMLGALPLALGTGIGSELRRPLGIAIVGGLLLSQLVTLYTTPVIYLYMERGGERLRAWRAQRAARRDGITPASTSERSA, encoded by the coding sequence GTGGGCTTTTCGACCATCTTCATCCGCCGCCCGATCGCCACTTCGTTGTTGATGGCCGGTGTCCTGCTGTTAGGCATCCTCGGTTACCGTCAACTGCCGGTCTCCGCATTGCCGGAAATCGACGCCCCCAGCCTGGTCGTCACCACCCAGTACCCCGGCGCCAATGCGACCACCATGGCCTCGCTGGTGACCACACCGCTGGAACGCCAGTTCGGGCAGATCTCCGGCCTGAAGATGATGACCTCCGATTCGTCGGCGGGCCTGTCCACGATCATTCTGCAGTTCTCGATGGAGCGCGATATCAATATCGCCTCGCAGGACGTGCAGGCGGCGATCCGCCAGGCCACCCTGCCTTCCTCGCTGCCGTACCAGCCGGTCTATAACCGAGTCAATCCGGCCGACGCGGCGATTCTCACGCTCAAGCTCACCTCCGATTCGCTGCCGCTGCGCGAGGTCAACCGCTATGCCGATGCGATCCTGGCCCAGCGTCTGTCGCAGGTGCCGGGCGTGGGCCTAGTCTCGATCGCCGGCAACGTCCGCCCTGCGGTGCGCATCCAGGTCAATCCTGCGCAGCTGTCGAACATGGGCCTGACCATGGAGTCGCTGCGCAGCGCGCTGACGCAGACCAACGTCAGCGCGCCGAAGGGCTCGCTCAACGGCAAGACCCAGTCCTACAGCATCGGCACCAACGACCAGCTCACCGATGCGGCGGAGTATCGCCAAACCATCATCAGCTACAAGGATGGCCGCCCGGTGCGGCTGGCGGATGTGGCCAACGTGGTCGATGGGGTGGAAAACGACCAGCTGGCCGCCTGGGCCGATAACAAGCCGGCGGTGTTGCTGGAGATCCGCCGCCAGCCGAGCGCCAACATCGTGCAGACGGTGGAGCAGATCCGCAGCATCCTGCCGCAGCTGCAGTCGGTATTGCCGGCCGATGTGCATCTGGAGGTGCTCTCCGACCGCACCGAAACCATCCGCGCCTCGGTGCACGAGGTGAAGTTCACCCTGGTGCTGACGATTGCGCTCGTGGTGGCGGTGATCTTCGTGTTCCTGCGCCGGCTGTGGGCCACCATCATTCCCTCGGTGGCGGTACCGCTGTCGCTGGCCGGCACCTTCGCGGTAATGGCCTTCGCGGGCATGTCGCTGGACAACTTGTCGCTGATGGCGCTGGTGGTGGCCACCGGGTTCGTGGTCGACGATGCGATCGTGATGATCGAGAACATCGTGCGCTACATCGAGCAGGGCAAGAGCGGGCCGGAAGCGGCCGAGATCGGCGCTAAACAGATCGGTTTCACCGTGTTGTCGCTGACCGTCTCGCTGGTGGCGGTGTTCCTGCCGCTGCTGCTGATGCCGGGCGTGACCGGGCGACTCTTCCACGAGTTTGCGTGGGTGCTGTCGATTGCGGTGGTGACCTCGATGCTGGTGTCGCTGACGCTGACGCCGATGATGTGCGCCTACCTGCTCAAGCCCGATGCCTTGCCTGAGGGCGAAGACGCGCACGAGCGCGCAACCGCCGCCGGCAAGCGCAATCTGTGGACCCGCACCGTGGGCATCTACGAGCGCAGCCTGGACTGGGTGCTTGCGCATCAACCGCTGACTCTGGCGGTGGCGATCGGTGCGGTCGCGTTGACGGTAGTGCTGTATGTCGCAATCCCCAAGGGCTTGTTGCCCGAACAGGACACCGGCCTGATCACCGGCGTGGTGCAGGCCGACCAGAACGTGGCGTTCCCGCAGATGGAACAACGCACCCAGGCGGTGGCCGCTGCCTTGCAGAAAGACCCGGCGGTGACCGGCGTCGCGGCCTTCATCGGCGCCGGCACCATGAACCCCACCCTCAACCAGGGCCAGCTGTCGATCGTGTTGAAGACGCGCAGCGACCGCGACGGCCTGGACGAGGTGCTGCCGCGCCTGCAGAAAGCCGTGGCCGGCATTCCGGGCGTGGCCTTGTTCCTCAAGCCGGTGCAGGATGTCACCCTGGACACGCGCGTGGCCGCGACCGAATACCAGTATTCGATCTCGGACGTGGACAGCAGCGAGCTGGCGACCTGGGCCGGGCGCATGACCGAGGCGATGCGCAAACTGCCCGAGCTTGCGGATGTGGACAACAACCTGGCCAACCAGGGGCGTGCGCTGGAATTGAGCATCGACCGCGACAAGGCCAGCATGCTCGGCGTGCCGATGCAGACCATCGACGACACGCTGTACGACGCGTTCGGCCAGCGCCAGATCTCCACCATCTTCACCGAACTCAATCAGTACCGCGTGGTGCTGGACGTAGCGCCGGAATTCCGCAGCAGCACGGCACTGATGAACCAGCTGGCCGTGGCCAGCAACGGCAGCGGCGCGCTCACCGGCACCAACGCCACCAGCTTCGGCCAGGTGACCTCGTCCAACTCGTCCACGGCCACCGGCATGGGCGCGCAGAACACCGGCATCGTGGTCGGTGCGGGCAGCATCATTCCGCTGGCCGCGCTGGCCGAAGCCAAGGTCACCAATACACCGTTGGTGGTGAGCCACCAGCAGCAGCTGCCGGCAGTCACGATTTCGTTCAATCTGGCGCCAGGCCATTCGCTGTCGCAGGCCGTGGCGGCGATCGAAAAAGCACGCCAGGAGCTCAAGATCCCGACCCAGGTGCATGCGCAATTCGTCGGCAAGGCCGCGGAATTCACCGGCAGCCAGACCGATATCATCTGGCTGCTGTTGGCATCGATCGTGGTGATCTACATCGTGCTGGGCGTGTTGTACGAAAGCTATATCCACCCGCTGACGATCATCTCCACGCTGCCGCCAGCCGGTGTCGGTGCGTTGCTGGCCTTGATGATGTGCGGGCTAAGCTTGTCGGTGGACGGCATCGTCGGCATCGTGCTGCTGATCGGCATCGTCAAGAAGAACGCCATCATGATGATCGACTTCGCCATCGACGCACGCCGCGAAGGGGCCAACGCGCATGATGCGATCCGGCGCGCCTGCCTGCTGCGCTTCCGTCCGATCATGATGACCACCGCTGCCGCCATGCTGGGCGCATTGCCGCTGGCGTTGGGGACCGGCATCGGCTCGGAACTGCGTCGCCCGTTGGGCATCGCCATTGTCGGTGGCTTGCTGCTCTCGCAGTTGGTGACGCTGTACACCACTCCGGTGATCTATCTGTACATGGAACGCGGCGGCGAGCGGCTGCGTGCCTGGCGTGCACAGCGTGCGGCGCGCCGTGACGGCATCACTCCGGCATCCACATCGGAGCGCTCGGCATGA